AGCCAGGTCTCGGCCACCACATCCTGGGCGTCCTGGGGGTCGGCTCGTCTCAGTGAGTAAGCCAGGACCCGGTCGTAGTTCGCCTCGTAGACCTGCCGGAACCCGGCCTCCCGATTCGATCTCAGCAAATCCTCCTTTTGACCGTCTGGTTAGGGAGTGTCCGGCACACGCCTCTTTCTTACACCGTTTGCCGGAACCGGCCAAAAGAAAAGGACTCCCTGCACAGAAAGGGAGTCCTTTTCGGAATCGAGCTGAGAGCTAGTGGATGGGCACACCCGATGTGGCGGCCAGCAGGCGGAAGCGCTGCTCCTCACCGGCGCCGAAGGCCGACTTCGGCACTGCAACCTTCTGCTTCTCCGGCAGGTCGAGAACGTAGAACTCGCCGCTCTCCACCGCAGCCTTCAGAGCCGACCAGGGCAGCGTGGCCTCGGTCTCACCGCGACGGTAGCGGAATGCGTCCCGGGTGAACTCGAAGAACAGCTCCATCCGGTGCTTGGGGTCGCTGGCGAAGGCGATGGTCGGGTAGAAGAAGTAGAAGGCGGTGGCCAGAAGCATGTAGATGAAGACCGGCATCTGGTCCTCGACGCTGGCGCCCTGGCTGACGACAAAGATCGATGCGAGGAAAAG
This Actinomycetota bacterium DNA region includes the following protein-coding sequences:
- a CDS encoding YcxB family protein; its protein translation is MAIPEIISKQMTVAVLYRFSRRAFTKATHASWRSQLVFQLLAAMMVVLFLASIFVVSQGASVEDQMPVFIYMLLATAFYFFYPTIAFASDPKHRMELFFEFTRDAFRYRRGETEATLPWSALKAAVESGEFYVLDLPEKQKVAVPKSAFGAGEEQRFRLLAATSGVPIH